The following is a genomic window from Terriglobales bacterium.
TCGCGACCGGCCAGAAGGCGGAGCGGACTTCCCGCGTGACCTGGTGCTGGGCCAGCGCCAGCAAGCGCGCCACCGAGATCTGCGGGTTGTTCTTGATGGCGATCGCTTGCGCGTCGGCCAGCGAGAGCGCCTGATAACCGGGCGGGACCGTGGCTGCCGTCTGGGGCGCAGGTGGGGCCGGTGGCGGAACCGTCTGCGGGGCGGCCGGCGGAGCACCCTGCCCCCAGGCAGTGCTCGCCATCAGCGCCACCAGGAACCAGACCCATCGGAGCCGCCTCATGCCGGCACCTCTGGGGACATCTCGTCTTTCTGGTGTACCCAGAGATAAGCCGAGGGAACCAGATACACGGTCACCACCACCGAGACCAGCAGGCCGCCGATGATGGCCCGGGCCAGCGGCGCATAGGCCTCGGCGCCCGTCCCCAGCTTCATCGCCATCGGTAGCAGGCCGATGATCGTGGCCAGCGAGGTCATCAGCACCGGGCGCAGGCGGATCCGGCTGGCGACCCTTAACGACTCTTTTAGTGTGTGCCCCTCACGCCACAGGGTGCGGGTGAAGTCCACGATCAGGATGCTGTTCGACACCACGATGCCGACCATCATCACGATGCCCATCAGCGACATGATATTGAGCGTGGTGCCGGTGAGCAGCAGCGTCAGCAGCACTCCGGCCAGCCCGGGTGGGATGGCGAACAGGATGATGAAGGGGTCGAGAAAGGACTCGAATTGCGCCACCAGGATCAGGTAGACCAGCGCGATCGAGAGCAGGAGTCCCAGCCCGAAGCTGCGGAAGGATTGCCGCATGCCCTGCACCGACCCGCGCAGGTCCACGCGCACGCCTTCGGGCAGCTTGGTGTCGGCAATGATCTTCTCGATGGGCCCGGTAAGAGAACCCAGGTCCTCCTTCTTCGGAGAGACGTACAGGTCGATGACCCGCCGCAGCTGGTAATGGTCCACCTCGGTGGGCGACTCGATGGGCTGGATGCTGGCGACGGCGTCCAACTGGGTCGGGTGCGCGCCGTTGACCGCCCGCATGGGGATCTGCTTCAGATCGCGCAGGGTGTGGACCGTGTCCTCGGGGTATTGCACCGTCAGCATGTAGTCGTTCCCGGTCTTGGGGTCCACCCAGTAGCTGGGCGCGATCATCTGGTTCGAAGTGAGCGCGGTGATGACGTTATTGACCACCTCTTTCTGGCTGAGGCCTACCAGGCTGGCCCGCTCCCGATCGATGTTGATGCGCAGCGCGGGATAATCCACGTCCTGCGGGACCAAGATGTCGCTCACCCCCTTGAGCTTGCGGATGCGCCCGGCGAGGTCGGCCGCGATCTTAAAGTCACTCTCCAGGTTCGACCCGCTGACCTGGATGTCGATGGGGGCGGGCAAGCCGAGATTCAGGACCGCGTCCACCAGTCCCCCGGACTGGAAGTAGGTGGTGAGTTGCGGCAGGTCCCGATTCATCGCGATACGCATCCGGTTCATGTACTCGTAGCTGCCGACCTTGTGCCCTTCTTTCAGGCTGACCTGGACGAAAGCCGTGTGCTGGGCCGAGTTGGGTGTGTAGATGGCGGCGAATCCCGGAGTGATGCCGACGTTGGACACGATCATGCCCAGCTCGTTGGGCGGAACGATGCGGCGGATCTCCTCCTCCACCTGCCGGATGTAGCCCTCCGTCACTTCCAGGCGGGTGCCGGACGGAGCTTTCAGATTCATGACGAACTGCCCCGGATCGGTGCGGGGGAAATAGGCGACGCCGAGCAGCGGGGACAGCGAGAATACCAGCAGCGAAACCCCGACCAGGCCCAGCGTGGTCGCCGCAGGACGCAGCAAAGAGCGGCCCAGGCTATGGTCATAATGCCGCACCAGCTTCTCGAAGTAGCGATTGAAGGCGCTGACCACGCGCCCCAGACGCGAGGAGGCGACCACATGCTCGTGCACCAGATGCTCTGACTTGAGCAGGCGGGCACAGAACAGCGGCACCACCGTCATGGCCACCATGTACGACGCCAGCATGGAGAGCACCACGGCCAGGGCGAGGGCGGTGAACAGGAAGCGGCTGACGCCGTAAAGGAAGATCACGGGGAAGAAGACCACGATGGTGGTCAGGGTGGCGGCGAGCACGGCCAGGGAGACCTCGCGGCCTCCCTTCTCGGCGGCGATCTCGGGCGGCTCGCCCTTCTCCATGTGGCGGAAGATGTTCTCCAGCACCACCACCGAGTTGTCGATGAGCCGCGAGAAGGCCAGCGCCAGGCCGCCCAGGACCATGGTGTTCACCGTCCCCCCGAAGGCGCTGATCGCCATCAGCGCGGCCAGGGCGGAGAGCGGGATGGAGAGGAACACGGCGCCGGTGGCCCGCATGCTGCCCAGGAACAGCAGGATCATCAGCCCGGTGAGGACCAGCCCGATGCCGCCTTCGTGTAGCAGGTTCTCGATCGCTTTCTTGACGAACTCCGACTGGTCGAACACCACTTTGGCGATCAGTTGCCGGGGCACGTCGGTCAGGCCCGCCACCGCCTTCTTGACCCCGTTCACGACGGCGATGGTATTGGTGTCCCCGCCCTGTTTGAGGATGGGCAGGTACACCGAGCGCTGCCCGTCCACCCGCACCACGTTGGTCTGGATGCCGTGCGCGTCCATGGCCTTGCCGATGTCGCGCACCAGCACCGAAGCGCCGTCCACCGTCTTCAAGGGGAGCTGGTCGATCTCGTCGGTGGTGGGGAGCTGGCTGTTGGTGTACAGGTTGTAATCGACGGAACCGATGCGCACGTCGCCCGCCGGCAGGATCAGGTTGCTGTCATTCACCGTGCGCACCACGTCCATGACGCTGAGCTGGTGGGCCTCCAGCTTGAGCGGGTCCACGTACACCATGATCTGGCGGTACTTGCCGCCGAAGGGCTGCGGCACGGAAGCGCCTTGCACGTTCGCCACCTGGTTGCGCACGGTGTATTGGCCCAGGTCGCGCAACTCGGTCTCGTTCAGTCCCTGCCCCTTGAGCGTGATCAGGCACACCGGAAGGCTGGAGGCGTCGAACTTCAGCACCACCGGCGGCAGCGTTCCCGGAGGCAGCTTGCGCAGGTCGGCCATCGCCAGGTTTGAGATCTCGCTCAGGTCGGCATCGGAGTCGGTGCCGGGCTGGAAGTAGATCTTGATCAGGCTGACCCCGGGCATGGAATGCGACTCGATGTGGTCGATGTTGCTGCCCAGGGTGAAGAACCGTTCGAAGCGCCCGGTGATGTCGGTCTCGATCTGCTCCGGCGGCATCCCGGAATAGAAGGTGGCCACCACCACCACCGGAACATTGATCGGGGGAAACAGGTCCACCGGCATGCGGGCCAGGATGGTGACCCCGACCACCCCGATGACCAGGCAACAGACGATGATGAAGTACGGGTTCTTGATGGCGAACCGTGACATCAGAGTCCGCCCTCCCCGCCGGTGCGGACCAGCTTGGGGGTGACGCGCTCGCCGGTCCGGAATTGGCTTCGGCTGCCGATCACCACCCGCTCTCCCTCTTGCAGGCCGGAGGTGATCTCCAGCCGGTGCGCACCCTCCATGCCCAGCCGTACCTTGCGCTCTTCGAGGCGGTTATCGGACCCGACCACGAGCACGCTGCTTTCTCCGCCGTTGCGGCTCACCGCCTGAACCGGGACGGTGAGCGCGGTGGCCTTGTGCTCCAGCACCAGGTCCACTTCCGCATACATGCCAAGCACCAGGCTGTCCTTGTTCACCACATCGACCTCGGTATGCATGGTGCGGGTCTGCTGGTCGAGAGCATCGGCGAAGCGGGCCACCCGGCCCTCGAAGGTATGCCGGAGCGCCGGGACCCGGACCTGGACCGTGCTGCCGAGATGCACCAGAGGAACGGCCGACTCCGGCACCGGCAGGGTGAGGCGGAACTTGTCGGCCTCCGCCAGGCGCACCACCGGCATGGCCTGCGTGCTGGAGGCGGTGCCCGCCTGGATCAGCGACCCGGTGTCCGCATAGCGCTTGGTGATGATCCCGGAGAATGGGGCGGTGATGCGGGTGTAGGCCTCCATGGCGGCGAGCTGCTGGCGGTTGGCCTCGGCGATGTTCAGCTGGTTGCGGGCTTCCGCCAGCGCGGCCTGCGCACTCCCTACGTTGGCCTCGGATTCCTTGTCCTTGGCCATCGAGTCGTCCAGTTCCTGTTCCGCGATCAGGCCGGGACGCTGCTCCGAGGCCTGTTTGAGCCGGGTGTAGGCGGCGTGGTGGGCCGCATAGGCCGATTCGCTGCGGCGCACGTCGCTTTCCGCCCGGCGGATGGCGTCGCGGTCGCGCCGGATGGAAGCTTCCGCTCCTTGCACCTGCGCCTGCAATTCCGGCACCTCCAGCACCGCCAGGGTCTGGCCTTCCTTGACCCTGTCGCCGACGTCCACGTAGATGGTGCGGATGTAGCCGGCCACCTTGGCATGGACATCGACCTCCTGGAAGGGCCGGAACTCGCCGGAAAGCGTGATGCTGCTGTCGAGAGGATGGCGCTCGACCCGGGCCACGGCCGCCGGCCGCGCGGCGTCTTCCCCATCGGCCTCGGCTTTGCGGCCGGAAAGGCTCCAGACCGCGATGATGCCGCCCAGGACGACCACGGCGGAAACGATCACATACTTGCGGGACAATCTCATTGCGTTACTCAACCTCCTGGAACGCAGCCGCGCCCCAGCGTATAAAACTCCGCCCCTCTCTCGGAGAGAACCGGCGGCCGTGAATGAATCCACTACACCCGGGGACTTACTTCCAAAACCTCATGAATGCGCTATCAAGAATTCAGCAGGCAGGGGGAGGGGGCCGATTATACAAAGGGCTCTGAACGTCAGCTGCGATCGCGGGCTCGCTGGGGGGAGGAAAGTGGATTGCGACCATTCGCCATAGCGGCAGGACGAATCGTGCTACCGGAGGGCTCCAGTCGTGAGAGTCGCGCTCCAGTTGCTGGCGCTTGGGATCATGGCTGGTATGCGTCCATCCATGCTGGTCGCCGCTATAGGCGAAGGTCCGGCCCGCCAGGCTCACCATCAGCGACAGGGCCGCAACCACCACCACCAGGACACGCAGGCAGGCTACCGCCCGCGTGGCGAGGCCGGACCCGGATTGGTCTGCGCGGGCCAAGGGAAGAGGGTGCGGCAGATTATATTCCAACTGTCTGCCGGATAGCGACCGCGGAAAACCCATGAAGGAGGAGCGCCTGCGCAAAAGAAAACGCTCCGGCGCACAGCAACTGCGCGCCGGAGCGTCGAATGGTTACGGGAGATAGTAGCGGAACGAGGTGAAGATCATGTTGTTGATGGCCTTGGGAGCGATGGGATCGGTGGCCCCGCTGTTGGTGCCGCTCCAGCCGATCTTATAGATATAGGAGTATTGGATGCCCCACTGGAAGCGGCCCTTGTCGCCCTGGTAGACCTTGTGCCAGAAGCCAAGGGTGCCTTCGCCGATGACGCGGATATCGCCCGCGCAGGAGCCGCCGCCCGAGGGGGCGCCGGTGCCGGCCGGAGGATTCTCCGTGGAGCAGCCGCTGTTGTTGAAGGTGGGGTTTCCGTATCCGCCCTGACCGGTGGTCTTGATGACCGTTTTCGTTGTCGCAGGAACCCCACCCTGGATCGTCCCCGGGGGAACGCCGATGCAGGCCGGCTCCCCTACGTCGCCGCAACCCGGAACGGCAGGCGTGTTGGTCACGGTCACGCTCTGATAGCCCGCGTAATACGCCCGGGCGGCATATTCCTGCCCCCAGTAGCCGTAAAAGTCCCACTTCTTGTTGGGGTGCAAGGCGAGCGAAACCAGGTAGTGGAGGGTGCGGATGGGGGCCAGGGTGCCGTCGGGCCGCGCGGTGACGTCAGCCAGTTGGGCCGTGCCGAATCGTCCGATGCCGTCGCCAGCCACGGTCTTGAGGCCGAAATCAACCTTCTTACCGAACATCGTCCAGAAGGCGCTCCCGCCCAGGCCGCCCGCCACGCGGGAATCGTTGTACGCTCCCAGCGAGCTGGGCTTGGGGGTCGGATTCACCGGGTCCTGGGGGCAGTTCAGCACCGTCGCAACACCCGGAGGCGGTACGTTGGCGGCGTCGGTGCCGACCACCGCGCAGGGATACACCCGGCTGCGGAAGTCGGAAAGGATGCCGAACAGTTCGTAGTGGCCCCAGTTCCCGCCCGGATCGAAGGCCGCCTTGGCCAAGAAGTCGGGCAGCTTGTTGACGGTGTAGCCGGTGGTGTCCGAGAAGTTGTACAGACCGCCGCCCGCGCCCGGGGCATTGAACCAGAAATTCTGGTCGATGGTCGCGGCGCCGGTGACCGGGGTATTGGTGAAGGTGCTGAATCCGCGGCCGCCGATGGTGGTCTGCGGACCTTCGATCGAGAAGCCGACGGCCACCTTATCCCAGGTCTTTACCAACCGCGCAGCGTAGGCGCGCTGCCAGGTGAAGCCCACCACGTACTGCGGGTCGATCTGCAGCGGGAAGCGCTCGTTGCGGTTGACGATGCCCTTCACGTTCTCGGTCGCCAGACTCCACTGCTGGCCGCCGGTGAACGCCCAGCCGCCGTCGAAGTCCACCCGCGCGAACAATTGGCGCTGGCGGAATACGTAAGAGTTGCTCTGGCGGTTATTGGAGGTGACGCCAGTCCCCAGGAAGTCCATTTCGTAGTAGCCGGAGTACTTGGTGGACCCGACCTTGCCCTCAGCCAGCAAGCTGAGGCGCGACTGGCGGGCCGTGAAGTTGAACTCGCTCAGCTTGCTGAGCGAGTTGCCGCTGTAGGGGATGCCGGTGAACGGCGTGTTGATATCGCCGCTGGTGGTGCGGGTGCGGTTCACTGTTTCCGCCGCGATGAAGCCACCGGGCGTGATGCTGATGCCCTTGAAGTGGATGGTGGTCGGGTGCTCGCTGGCCTCCTTCACCTGCTTCTGCGTCTCCTGCAGGCTGACCGCGGCGCTGGTCGCATTCATCTTCAGGTCGGTGAGATCGTTCTGGATCTTGGAGGTGGATTCCACCGCGCTCTGGGCCTGCGATTGCGCCTGCTGGGCGGCCGCCTGGTTCTGGTCCAGGCGCTGCTGCAGTTGCTGGATCTGCTGATCGCGGCTCTGCACCTGCTGCTGCAGGGACTGGATCTGCCGCTGCTGGCTCTGCAGCATGCTCTTGATCTCGCTCAAGTCGGAGCTGCCGGCGACCGCTGCCGTGGGCGCCGACTTCTTCTTGGCCTTCTTGGGTGTGGCGGCGCCGGTTTGCGCGGCGCCGACACCGAGGACGACCACGCAGAACAGCACGGTGGCCAGGGCTTTCTTCATTTTGCCTCCTGGAATGGACAGAGAGTGATTGCGGAACGGCGCAATCCTACGGAGCGGCTGTTAACAAACGATGAACGCTCTGTGAACGTTCGGTGACCTTTTGCCGCGTGACCGCCGCTCACCACCTCACCCGGGTTCGTTTACTATAGAGGTTTTATCGCGCCTTCGCCGGCGCCCCTGGGGGAGCACTGAAACCGATGTCCACCGTCAGCAAGCCTCTGCCCCAGACCGACCGGGAGCGGGTATTCGACGCTTTCCGTCGCTGGGGCTACCTGGAAGCCGACCTCGATCCGCTGGAGCGTTCCCCGCGCCGGCCGCCGCACCCCGAGCTGCCGTCCGGGGCCGAGGCCCAGGAGGCGCGGGGCCTCTACTGCGGCACCATCGGCGCCGAGTTCATGCACATCCCTGACCCCGAGCGGCGCCGCTGGGTGCAGGAGCGCATGGAAGCCGAGGCGCCCCAGCCTGACCAGGAGCGCATCCTCGACCAGCTCATCCGGGCCGAGCTCTTCGAGCAGGTACTGCAGACCCGCTACATCGGCACCAAGCGCTATTCGCTGGAAGGCGAGTGCTCGCTCATCCCGCTGCTCGACCAAGTGCTCGAGGGCGCCGCCGCGCTGGGCGCGGAGTTCGCCGTGCTCGCCATGTCGCATCGCGGCCGCCTGAACGTGATGATGCACACCGTCGGCACCGCTCCGGAAGCCATCTTCTCCAAGTTTGAGGACGTGGACCCGCGTAGCGTGCTGGGCTCCGGCGACGTGAAGTATCACCTCGGCGCCACCGGCCGGCACACCACCCGCAGCGGCCAGAGCCTGCGCATGCACCTGGTCTCCAATCCCAGCCACCTGGAGGCCGTGGACCCCGTGGCCATGGGACGGGCCCGGGCCAAGCAGCGCCGCCTGGGCGAAGACGGCGAGCGCAAGCTCCTGCCCGTGGTCATGCACGGCGACGCCGCCTTCGCCGGCCAGGGCATCTGGGCCGAGACCCTGAACTTCACCGGCGTGCCCGGCTTCCACGTCGGCGGCACCGTGCACATCATCGTCAACAACCGCATCGGCTTCACCACCAACCCGCGCGAGGCGCACTCCTCGCCCTTCTCCTCCGACCTGGCCAAGCGCCTGCCCATCCCCATCTTCCACGTGAACGCCGAGGACCCCGAGGCCGTGGTGCGCGTGGGGCGCATGGCGGTCGAGTACCGCTATCATTTTGCCAGCGACGTGCTCGTGGACCTGGTCGGATACCGCCGCCACGGGCACAGCGAGGTCGACGACCCCTCCATCACCCAGCCCATCCTCTATCGCAAGATCAAGGATTTCCCGCCCACCTACGCGAATTACGCCGCCGACCTCGCCCTGGACGTGGCGGAAAAAGAGAACGCGATCCGCGCCGAGTTGGAGGAAGGCCAGAAGACGGCGCTGGCCGCCAAGAAGCGGATTCCCACCTTCGTCCTGCCCGAGTACTGGTCGCGCTATAACGGAGGGCTATACAAACCCGAATACGAAGTGAAGACCGGCATTCCCGCCGGTGAACTCCTGCAGTTGGCGGAGCGGCTGACCACCTGCCCGCCGGACTTCCACGTCCATCCCAAGATCAAGAAGCTTCTGGAGCAGCGGCGGGAGATGGGCGAGGGCAAGCGCCCGCTCGATTACGGGATGGCCGAGGCGCTGGCCTTCGCCTCCCTGCTGCGCGACGGCGCCCCCGTCCGCCTCAGCGGCCAGGATTCACGCCGCGGCACCTTCAACCAGCGTCACTCCGTCCTCTTCGACACCGAGGACGAGCATGAGTTCGTGCCCCTTTCCCAGGTCGCCGACGGCCAGGCCCGCTTCGAAGTCTACAACTCCATCCTCTCCGAGGCCGCGGTGCTGGGCTTCGAATACGGCTACGCCCGCGATTATCCCGAGGCCCTGGTGCTGTGGGAGGCGCAGTTCGGCGACTTCGCCAACGGAGCGCAGACCATCGTCGACGAGTTCATCTCGGCCGGGGAGCAGAAGTGGGCCCAGCGGTCGTCGGTGGTGCTGCTGCTGCCCCACGGCTACGAAGGCCAGGGCCCGGAGCACTCCAGCGCCCGCATCGAGCGCTACCTGCAGCTCAGCGCGCGCGACAACATGCAGGTCACCCAGCCCTCCACCGCCGCCCAGTATTTCCACCTGCTGCGCCGCCAGGTGATGCGCGCCTGGCGCAAGCCGCTGGTGGTCTTCACCCCCAAGAGCATGCTGCGCCATCCTGCTGCCGCCAGCGGCCTGCGCGAGCTGGAGCGCGACCGCTTCCTCAACGTCATCCCCGATCCGGAAGCGCGGGACGCGGGGCGCCTGCTGGTGTGCACCGGCAAGATCGGGCACGAGCTGCGCGCCGAGCGCCGCCGCCGCCAGGACCCGCGCACCGCCATCATCTTCCTGGAGCAGCTCTATCCCTTCCCGGAGTCGGAGCTGTCGGCCGCGCTGCAGGCACACCCGCGCGCCCGCGAGGTCATTTGGGTGCAGGAAGAGCCGGCCAACCAGGGGGCGCATGCCTACGTGATGCCGCGCCTGCGGCGCCTGGCCCGTCCGCTCGCGGTACGCTCGGTCAAGCGTTCCCCGGCGGCCAGCCCGGCCACCGGCTCCGCCAAGGCCCACGAGATGGAGCAGAAGACCCTGCTCGCGCTGGCTTTCGCGCAATGAAAGGGCCGGGACCGGGCCCGGCTCTTGTGCTATAGCTCTTAGATATGATTGCTCAGTGCGCCAGCGCCGCCAGCGCGGCCAGCGCCGTGGTGGGAGCCTCCCGGCTCACATCCACTTCCCCATTCTTCTTCCGCCGTCCGTTGACGCCGGAGATCATGCTGATGTTGGTGGAGAGCAGGAAGCCGCGATACGCCATGCTTAGCTCGCGCCACGACTTGTGCGCCGTGCACGCCTCGGTATCGCCGCACGGCTTGGTGCGGCTGAGGAAGCACACTGGCCTGTTCTTCGCGCCCTCGAACAGCTCCACCACTTCCATCAAGTAGATCTCGTCGGGGCTCTTGCTCAGCCGGTAGCCGCCGCCCGAGCCCCGCGCCGTCATCAGGAAGCCGGCATTGCGCAAGATCAGCAGGATCTTGGAAAGGTAGTTGGCCGGGATCTCGGTGGCCCGCGCCAGGTCGCGTCCCAGCACCGCACTCTCTTCGGGCATGCGCGCCAGGTGCGCCAGCGCGCGCAGGGCATATTCAGACGTCGTGGAGATCATCGCTTCTACACCTCTGGATGTGAAGAACCACCTATATCGTGAGCCGGCGCTCCGGGCTGTGACAGCCATCACGTGGCGATGTTCATCAACGTGTTGCGAACTTCGGCGGCGCCCCTGCGGCACTCGGCCGGGCGTCGCGGCCTCTGCCATTCTCTGCCATGAGCCGGGACCTCAAATAACCCATTGGGCAATATAATTGTCATTAACAATCTGGCGTATTGCATTAACTCAGTAATTAATATATTCTGAGCGACCTGGTGCTCCCCTATATGGAATTCCGTAGACGGCCCCAGAGAGCTTCCGGAAAAGCGTAAGAACAGTCCTCGCCTGCTTTCCTAAATAATTGAAAACAATAATCTTAGTTGCTCCCCCTTTGTGGTTGCCCAAGTGCAGTTAGAAGTGCCGGTTTTCCCCTCGTTGTACACACATCTTTAGGAGGCACAATGGAACGTGAGTTCTGTCAGATGTCCAAGCGCCTGGTAATCGCGCTGGTCATCACACTGCTCATCGCCCCTTCGCTGTTCGCCCAGGTCGAATTGAACTCGGAGATCCAGGGCACCGTGAAGGATCCCCAAGGCGCAGTAGTCAGCGGCGCCACGGTGGAGTTGACCGGCTCAGCCATCATGGCTGGGAAGACAACCACCACCACCGATTCGTCGGGGTACTATCGCTTCCCTGACCTTCGTCCCGGCACGTACACCCTCTCAGTGAGCAAGACTGGCTTCGCCACCCAGAAGCTGGCCGTCGGCCAGCTGGCCGTCGGCCGCCGCACCAACGTCGACGTGACGCTGAAAGTCGGCGCCGCGACTGAGATTGTGGAAGTGACCGGCCAGGCTCCCCAGATCGACATCTCGCAGAGCAAGGTCCAGACCAACGTTACCCAGGACATCCTGGCCGACGTTCCGAAGGGCCGCTCCTTCCAGTCGGTCATTCAGTTCGCTCCTGGAGCCCGCGCTGAACCTCTGCAGGGCGGTCCTAACAACGGCGTTCTCGGCTACCAGATCGATGGCGCCACCAACGGCGAAAACTCCTACATGATCGAGGGCCAGGAGACGTCCCACGTCATCGAGGGCGACAGTGAGACCAACGTGCCCATGGAGTTCACCCAGGAAGTGGTGATCAAGTCCAGCGGCTTCGAAGCGGAGCATGGCACCGCCTCCATCGGCGGCATCGTCAACGTCATCCAGAAGCGGGGCAGCAACGAGTGGCACGGCAGCGTCTTCACCTACTACTCTGGGGACAAGTTCGACTCCGCGCCCAATCCCGTGAACCGTGACAGCGGCTTCGACGAGCAATTTCAGCCGAAGAAAGACCACTACCGCATCTGGGAGCCGGGCTTTGAGGTTGGCGGCTTCCTCCTCAAGGACAAGCTGTGGGCCTTCATGAGCACCGTGCCCCGTTTGTATCGCCAGGAACGCACCGTGTTCATGACCTCGGCCAATGCAGACCGCACGTTCTCCCAGGCCCGGGACACGTACTACAGCCTGATCCGCCTGGACGGCAACCCCTATTCCAAGCTGCACGTCTACGGCACCTGGCAGTACAACTACGACAAACTGCAGGGCAACCAACTGCCGGACAGGGATCCCGTCCCCGGCTCTGGGTTCAACCTGACCAACGCCACAGGCCAGGCTGTTCCACCTGTAGCGGGCACCCCTGTGACCAGCATCAACAATACCGCCGGCAACAACGTGGATAACTATAACTTCGGTATCGGCTACAAGGCCCCCAACATGATCCTGGGCGCGGGCGGCGATTGGACCCCCACCTCCAGCATCGTGGTCAGCTCCCGCTATGGCCGGGTCTATACCAACTACAAGGATGTGGGCAGACCTTCGGGGCTTCGTTACGTGATCGAAAACACCACTTATCCCAACGACAACACCGTCGGCGGCGCGGACGCCACCACCCGTGGGCTGGACGGCTCGCTCGTGTCTGCGGCGTGCGCGGCATGTCTGCAATCGGCCAACTACAGCAACATGGCCTCCAACGTCGCCACTATCAGGGACGAGACCAAGCGCACCAGTTGGGGCACCGACGTTTCGTATTTCCGCAAGGGCTGGGGTACTCACAACTTTAAGGCTGGGTACCTGTTAAGCAAGATCAACAACGACGCCGCTGTTAATGCCATCAACTTCGCGCAGGTGTTCGTCAGCTACATCTGCGGAATTGATGCAGGTTGCCCGGGCGCCGGCCACGGGATTGGCAACGGCACGCCCTGGGAGCCGGCCGTCAGCACGGCCAGTTGCCAGGCGATCATTGACGCGAACAACGCCAACGCGGCCTTCGCTGCCAATCCTATCTCGCGCAATAGCTGCCGCGGCAACTTCGGCACGGTCAGCATCCGTGAGGGTGACGAGACCTTCGGTGCGGCCTCCAGCACCACTCACGGCCTCTACGGCCAGGACAACTGGACCATCGGTCACGGCGTGACCCTGAACATCGGCGTTCGCTTCGACAAAGAGCATGTGCCCACGTTCGCAGCGGGCCTGCCGGGCATCGACTTCAGCTTCGGGCAGAAGATCGCCCCCCGGCTGGGTGGGTCCTGGGATGTCCTCCGCAACGGCAAGCTGAAGGTCTATGCCAGCTACGGGTTCTTCTTCGACATCATGAAGTGGGACCTGCCGCGGGGCAGCTTCGGCGGTGACTACTGGCATGACTGCATTTATGCCATGGACAGCGCCAACTTCCTCACCGGGTTCATCCCCGACCGGTCCGGTCCAGGTGGCACCTTCTGTCCGCCTTCGGGCGGCGCGGCGGGCGTCACTACCGGCGGCCGCTTTATCGCAAACGAGAACTTCCGCGTGCCCTCCAACGATCCCAGCGGAGCCTGCGACGCCGTCGGCACTCCGGGAAGCTGCGTGGCCCTGTTGCAGCAGCTCTTCCCCACCAAGCAGCACGAGATCGTGGTGGGCGCGGATTGGCAGATCAAGCCCATGTTGACGCTGGCTACTCGCTGGTCGCGCAAGCGCCT
Proteins encoded in this region:
- a CDS encoding 2-oxoglutarate dehydrogenase E1 component, which codes for MSTVSKPLPQTDRERVFDAFRRWGYLEADLDPLERSPRRPPHPELPSGAEAQEARGLYCGTIGAEFMHIPDPERRRWVQERMEAEAPQPDQERILDQLIRAELFEQVLQTRYIGTKRYSLEGECSLIPLLDQVLEGAAALGAEFAVLAMSHRGRLNVMMHTVGTAPEAIFSKFEDVDPRSVLGSGDVKYHLGATGRHTTRSGQSLRMHLVSNPSHLEAVDPVAMGRARAKQRRLGEDGERKLLPVVMHGDAAFAGQGIWAETLNFTGVPGFHVGGTVHIIVNNRIGFTTNPREAHSSPFSSDLAKRLPIPIFHVNAEDPEAVVRVGRMAVEYRYHFASDVLVDLVGYRRHGHSEVDDPSITQPILYRKIKDFPPTYANYAADLALDVAEKENAIRAELEEGQKTALAAKKRIPTFVLPEYWSRYNGGLYKPEYEVKTGIPAGELLQLAERLTTCPPDFHVHPKIKKLLEQRREMGEGKRPLDYGMAEALAFASLLRDGAPVRLSGQDSRRGTFNQRHSVLFDTEDEHEFVPLSQVADGQARFEVYNSILSEAAVLGFEYGYARDYPEALVLWEAQFGDFANGAQTIVDEFISAGEQKWAQRSSVVLLLPHGYEGQGPEHSSARIERYLQLSARDNMQVTQPSTAAQYFHLLRRQVMRAWRKPLVVFTPKSMLRHPAAASGLRELERDRFLNVIPDPEARDAGRLLVCTGKIGHELRAERRRRQDPRTAIIFLEQLYPFPESELSAALQAHPRAREVIWVQEEPANQGAHAYVMPRLRRLARPLAVRSVKRSPAASPATGSAKAHEMEQKTLLALAFAQ
- a CDS encoding efflux RND transporter periplasmic adaptor subunit; protein product: MRLSRKYVIVSAVVVLGGIIAVWSLSGRKAEADGEDAARPAAVARVERHPLDSSITLSGEFRPFQEVDVHAKVAGYIRTIYVDVGDRVKEGQTLAVLEVPELQAQVQGAEASIRRDRDAIRRAESDVRRSESAYAAHHAAYTRLKQASEQRPGLIAEQELDDSMAKDKESEANVGSAQAALAEARNQLNIAEANRQQLAAMEAYTRITAPFSGIITKRYADTGSLIQAGTASSTQAMPVVRLAEADKFRLTLPVPESAVPLVHLGSTVQVRVPALRHTFEGRVARFADALDQQTRTMHTEVDVVNKDSLVLGMYAEVDLVLEHKATALTVPVQAVSRNGGESSVLVVGSDNRLEERKVRLGMEGAHRLEITSGLQEGERVVIGSRSQFRTGERVTPKLVRTGGEGGL
- a CDS encoding Rrf2 family transcriptional regulator, with the protein product MISTTSEYALRALAHLARMPEESAVLGRDLARATEIPANYLSKILLILRNAGFLMTARGSGGGYRLSKSPDEIYLMEVVELFEGAKNRPVCFLSRTKPCGDTEACTAHKSWRELSMAYRGFLLSTNISMISGVNGRRKKNGEVDVSREAPTTALAALAALAH
- a CDS encoding efflux RND transporter permease subunit, with amino-acid sequence MSRFAIKNPYFIIVCCLVIGVVGVTILARMPVDLFPPINVPVVVVATFYSGMPPEQIETDITGRFERFFTLGSNIDHIESHSMPGVSLIKIYFQPGTDSDADLSEISNLAMADLRKLPPGTLPPVVLKFDASSLPVCLITLKGQGLNETELRDLGQYTVRNQVANVQGASVPQPFGGKYRQIMVYVDPLKLEAHQLSVMDVVRTVNDSNLILPAGDVRIGSVDYNLYTNSQLPTTDEIDQLPLKTVDGASVLVRDIGKAMDAHGIQTNVVRVDGQRSVYLPILKQGGDTNTIAVVNGVKKAVAGLTDVPRQLIAKVVFDQSEFVKKAIENLLHEGGIGLVLTGLMILLFLGSMRATGAVFLSIPLSALAALMAISAFGGTVNTMVLGGLALAFSRLIDNSVVVLENIFRHMEKGEPPEIAAEKGGREVSLAVLAATLTTIVVFFPVIFLYGVSRFLFTALALAVVLSMLASYMVAMTVVPLFCARLLKSEHLVHEHVVASSRLGRVVSAFNRYFEKLVRHYDHSLGRSLLRPAATTLGLVGVSLLVFSLSPLLGVAYFPRTDPGQFVMNLKAPSGTRLEVTEGYIRQVEEEIRRIVPPNELGMIVSNVGITPGFAAIYTPNSAQHTAFVQVSLKEGHKVGSYEYMNRMRIAMNRDLPQLTTYFQSGGLVDAVLNLGLPAPIDIQVSGSNLESDFKIAADLAGRIRKLKGVSDILVPQDVDYPALRINIDRERASLVGLSQKEVVNNVITALTSNQMIAPSYWVDPKTGNDYMLTVQYPEDTVHTLRDLKQIPMRAVNGAHPTQLDAVASIQPIESPTEVDHYQLRRVIDLYVSPKKEDLGSLTGPIEKIIADTKLPEGVRVDLRGSVQGMRQSFRSFGLGLLLSIALVYLILVAQFESFLDPFIILFAIPPGLAGVLLTLLLTGTTLNIMSLMGIVMMVGIVVSNSILIVDFTRTLWREGHTLKESLRVASRIRLRPVLMTSLATIIGLLPMAMKLGTGAEAYAPLARAIIGGLLVSVVVTVYLVPSAYLWVHQKDEMSPEVPA